A DNA window from Agarivorans sp. TSD2052 contains the following coding sequences:
- a CDS encoding Bax inhibitor-1/YccA family protein — MNQPSTINYSAASKLETNKVLRNTYALLSMTLFTSAIAAFFAVVAGIGQMASIGMMVAAMVIVFFVIPRSINSSMGLVWTFVFTSLMGASLGPLLSFYLQIPQGGAIVMQALGMTGLIFFGLSGYVLTTKKDFSFMSGFLMAGVIVLVVSMLLNIFLQIPMLSLAISGAAVMLFSGFILYDTSNIMNGTETNYIRATISMYLNIFNIFVHLLQILGFLNDD; from the coding sequence ATGAATCAGCCTAGCACGATAAACTATAGCGCTGCATCGAAGCTGGAGACCAATAAGGTTTTGCGTAACACTTACGCGTTATTGTCGATGACCTTGTTTACCAGTGCAATCGCAGCGTTCTTTGCGGTAGTCGCCGGAATTGGCCAAATGGCATCTATTGGTATGATGGTTGCCGCGATGGTCATCGTATTTTTTGTAATACCTCGCAGCATTAACTCGTCTATGGGACTTGTTTGGACCTTTGTATTTACTTCGCTAATGGGTGCCTCTTTAGGCCCATTGTTAAGCTTCTACTTACAGATCCCACAAGGCGGCGCCATTGTAATGCAAGCCTTGGGCATGACTGGCTTAATCTTCTTTGGCTTGTCTGGCTACGTGCTGACCACCAAGAAAGACTTCTCATTTATGAGTGGCTTTTTAATGGCTGGTGTCATTGTATTAGTAGTAAGCATGCTGCTTAACATCTTCTTACAAATACCAATGCTTAGCTTAGCCATCAGCGGCGCGGCAGTGATGCTGTTTTCTGGCTTTATCCTTTACGATACCAGTAACATCATGAACGGCACCGAGACCAACTATATTCGAGCTACTATATCTATGTACTTGAATATATTTAATATTTTCGTACACTTATTGCAAATACTAGGCT